The following are encoded together in the Humulus lupulus chromosome 5, drHumLupu1.1, whole genome shotgun sequence genome:
- the LOC133778643 gene encoding protein NLP6-like codes for MADSFRSSCNSNSVAESPAGNEESISVTSPNGHHWIKERLTQALGYLKDSIDQHVLAQVWVPVKNGNRYVLTTSGQPFVLDPDSNGLHQYRMVSLMYMFSVDGETNGVLGLPGRVFQQKLPEWTPNVQYYSICEYPRLDHAQHYNVRGSLALPVFEPSGQACVGVLELVMTSEKINYAPEFDKVCKALEAVNLRSSEILHHTNSQICNEGRQCAIAEILEILTAACETHKLPMAQTWVPCLHCNVLACGGGLKENCTSFDGSCMGQVCLSTAEVAFYVVDARMWGFREACLEHHLQKGQGVAGRAFDSRNLCFSSDITQFCKNEYPLVHYARMFELTSCFAVCLQSSHTGNDNYVLEFFLPPNTNPSEQHTLLGSLLATMKKHLQSFKVASGAGLKEEEGLVEVVKVSATGGLESNLECIPIPQIADSPPKT; via the exons GCAATTCTAATTCAGTAGCAGAAAGCCCAGCTGGGAACGAGGAGAGCATATCAGTTACCTCACCAAATGGGCATCATTGGATAAAAGAGAGGTTGACTCAAGCACTTGGGTATTTGAAGGATTCAATTGATCAGCATGTCCTGGCTCAGGTTTGGGTACCAGTAAAGAATGGGAATCGGTATGTACTTACAACTTCAGGGCAACCCTTTGTTCTTGATCCAGATAGTAATGGACTCCATCAGTATAGAATGGTATCTCTGATGTATATGTTTTCTGTGGATGGGGAGACCAATGGAGTTCTTGGGCTTCCTGGTCGTGTTTTCCAACAAAAATTGCCTGAGTGGACTCCAAATGTGCAGTACTACTCCATCTGTGAGTACCCTCGTCTAGACCATGCTCAGCATTACAACGTGCGAGGTAGTTTGGCTTTGCCTGTGTTTGAACCTTCTGGACAGGCTTGTGTTGGTGTACTTGAGCTTGTAATGACTTCGGAGAAGATCAACTATGCACCTGAGTTTGATAAAGTCTGCAAAGCACTTGAG GCAGTAAACTTGAGAAGTTCAGAGATATTACATCATACTAATTCACAG ATTTGTAATGAAGGTCGTCAATGCGCAATAGCTGAAATTTTAGAGATATTGACAGCAGCCTGTGAAACACACAAGTTACCAATGGCTCAGACCTGGGTTCCATGCTTGCATTGCAATGTTCTTGCTTGTGGAGGTGGCCTAAAGGAAAACTGTACTAGTTTTGATGgtagttgtatgggacaagtctGTTTGTCCACAGCTGAAGTAGCATTCTACGTTGTAGATGCTCGAATGTGGGGTTTTCGAGAGGCATGTCTCGAGCATCACTTGCAAAAGGGACAAGGGGTTGCTGGCAGGGCTTTCGATTCTCGCAACTTATGCTTCAGCAGTGACATTACTCAGTTTTGCAAAAATGAGTACCCTTTGGTACACTATGCACGTATGTTCGAATTAACTAGCTGTTTTGCTGTCTGCTTACAGAGCAGCCACACTGGAAATGATAACTATGTGCTAGAATTTTTTCTGCCTCCAAACACAAATCCTTCTGAACAACATACTTTGTTGGGATCCCTATTGGCAACAATGAAGAAGCATTTGCAGAGTTTCAAAGTTGCTTCTGGAGCTGGACTCAAGGAAGAAGAAGGGCTTGTCGAAGTTGTTAAAGTTTCTGCAACTGGGGGACTTGAGTCAAATCTTGAATGTATTCCAATACCCCAGATTGCAGATTCACCCCCCAAGACCTAG